The window CGGCTTTGACCGACCCGAGGTCCTGGACCACCTGGAAGCCCCAGGAGGTGTTCTGCACGATCTGGAAGAGCGAGGTCAGGCAGACCGCGCCGAGGGTCATCGGGATCGCCCGCCACTTCTCGCGGACGAGCGCGTCCCGGACGGTCCGGAACATGGGCCCCCACTCACGGTGGGCGAACCGCCCGAGTGAGGAGGCGTTCCACGCTGTCAACGGCGGGTCTCCAGGTGTCTGCGGTGCAGCCACTTCGGAAGGCCGGGGGCCTCCAGGAAGCCTTCGGCCCGGCCGGCCGCGACACCGATCCGCAGCAGGTCCGAACTCTTCTCGAAGAGCATGAACCGCGGTTCCCAGATCGGCCGGTATTTGGCATTGGCCCGGTAGAGGGACTCGATCTGCCACCAGCGCGAGAAGAAGCTCAGCAGCGAGCGCCACATCCGCAGCACCGGACCCGCGCCGAGCCGGGACCCGCGCTCGAAGACGGACCGGAACATCGCGAAGTTCAGCGAGACCTGGGTGACCCCGATCTCCTTGGAGCGCTCCAGGAGTTCGATGACCATGAACTCCATCAGGCCGTTCTCGGAGTCCCGGTCACGGCGCATCAGGTCCAGCGACAGACCCTTGGGTCCCCACGGCACGAAGGACAGCAGGGCCCGCAGATCGCCGTTGCCGTCGGTGCACTCCAGCATCACGCACTGGCCGTCGGCCGGATCACCCAGCCGGCCGAGCGCCATGGAGAAGCCGCGCTCGGTCGCGCCGTCGCGCCAGTCGTCGGCGCGGCGCACCAGCTCGGCCATCTCGTCGGCCGGGATGTCGGCGTGGCGGCGGATGCGGACCGTGTACCCGGCCCGCTTGACGCGGTTGAAGGCCTGCCGGACGGTCCGCATGGCGCGGCCCTCCAGGGTGAACTCGGCGGTCTCGACGATCGCCTCGTCACCGAGCTCCAGCGCGTCCAGGCCGTGCCGGGCGTAGATCTGGCCGGCTTCCTCACTGGCTCCCATCACGGCCGGCACCCAGCCGTGCTCGCGGGCCTCGGCCAGCCACGGATCGATGGCGCCGGGCCACGCCTCGGGGTCACCGATCGGGTCGCCGGAGGCCAGCGAGACGCCGCCGACGACGCGGTAGGTGACGGCCGCCTTGCCGGTGGGGGACCAGATGACGGACTTCTCGCGGCGCAGCGCGAAGTAGCCGAGCGAGTCGCGGTCGCCCTGCCGGGCCAGCAGCGCCCGCAGCCGCTCCTCGTCCTCCTCGCTGATCGGGTCGACGGCGCGGCGCGAGCGGAAGGCGGCGAACAGCACGGCGAGCAGCAGCAGCATCGACATGACGTTGATGACCACGTCCACCCAGCCGGGGGTGGTGATCGCCGCGTAGGCCCGGTCGTCCGGGGCCAGGGTGATCAGCCGCATCACGCCGTACTTCCAGCGCGCCAGGAAGGAGGACTCGGCGCTGAGCGGAGCGGTGTTGGCGGCGCCGACGAGCAGGGCCGCGACCAGCGAGGTGACCAGCAGGCCGACGGCGGCGACGGCGGTGGCGAGTGCCGGGTTGGAGCGGTCGCCCTTGGCGTAGAACTCGCGTCGGCCCAGCAGCAGGGCGCCGGTGAAGGCGGCGGTCAGGGCCAGGGAGACCCAGTTCTGCGGGTGCTCGCGGATCTCCTCGTACGCGAAGAGCGCGTAGGCGAGCAGCAGGGCCAGCAGGCCGCTGAGCACGAGGTTGAGGATCCAGGAGGCGCGCTTGCGGCGGCCGAGGGTGACGGCGAGCAGCAGCGTGAAGAGCCCGGAGGCGAAGCCCGCGGTGAGCATGTACGGGGTGTAGAAGTCCTCGATGTTGTGGCGCCGCAGGTCCTGCCCGAGCGAAACCCACACCGCGCTGAGGAAGTTGATGAACGTGACGGCGCGCAGGTACCAGACCGCGAACGCGGCGCCGCGCCGTGATCGGGTGCTCCCCCGGCCGGTCTCCCGGCCGCCCCCTGCCGCCCTGCCGGCGGGATCGCCGCCGGTCTCTTTCCTTCCGGATGACGGACCGGTCGCCGGTACGGCGGTGCGGTCGGTCTGTGCGCTGGTCAAGCGGACCTCTCCCATAAAAAGCGATCATATGGGGCGCCGCCGTCCTTGATCGGGCGAGTCGGGGACCACGGCCTGGTCAGGACCGCGGGCCCCGGCGGCTCATTCCGCCGGCTCCGCCACCGCCCGCTCAGGGAGTTCCGCCGCGAGTGCGGCGGCCGCCTGGACGAGGGGGAGAGCCAGCAATGCCCCGGTACCTTCACCTACTGTGACGCCGTGATCGAGCACGGGGTTGAGCGCCATTCGGTCAAGTGCCTTCGCCTGCCCCGGCTCGCCGCTCGCCTGCCCGGCCAGCCACCAGTCGGGAGCCCGGAACGCGGCGCGCTGCGCCACCAGCCCGCACGCGGCCGAAACCACACCGTCGAGGATGACGGGCGTACGGCGTACCGCGCACTGGAGCAGGAAACCGGTGATGGCGGCCACGTCCGCGCCGCCGACCGCGGCCAGCAGCGCGACCTGGTCGCCCAGGACCGGGCGGGCCCGGCGCAGCGCGTCGCGGATCGCCGCGCACTTGCGCATCCAGGCCAGGTCGTCGATGGGCAGGCCGCCGCGGCCGGTGACCACCGAGGCGTCGGTGCCGCACAGGGCGGCGACCAGGGTCGCGGCGACGGTGGTCCCGCCGACGCTGAGGTCGCCGAGGACGACCAGGTCCGTCCCGGAGTCGGCCTCCTCGTCGGCGATCCGCATCCCGAGCCGCAGCGCCGCCTCGGCCTCCTCGGCCGTCAGCGCGTCCTCCACGTCGATCCGGCCGCTGCCGCGCCGCACCCGGTGGCCGGTCACGTCCTCGGGGAGCAGCCCGGGGTCGCAGTCGAGGCCGGCGTCGACGATCCGTATGGTGGCGCCGAGCCGGCCGGCCAGCACGGCGACGGGGCTGGCCCCGTCGAGCACGGCACGCACCAGCTCGTGGCCGGTGGAGGCGGCCCGGGCGGAGACGCCCCGGGAGGCGATCCCGTGGTCGGCGGCGAACAGCACCACGCGCGGGTGCTCGATCGGTTTGACCGGAACACGCCCCTGCGCGGCGGCGAGCCACTCGGCGAGTTCGTCGAGCCGGCCCAGCGCGCCGGGCGGCACGGCGAGGCGCTCACGGCGTTCCTCGGCATCACGCCGGACGCCCCCGTCGGGGCGCTCGATCAGATCGGAGAAGTCGTCGAGATTCAGCGTGCTCATCTGCCAGAGCGTACAGCCGGTAAGGCCCTCCCTCAGGCCTTGGTTGTGTCGTCAAAGTCCCGTCTGGCCGGCGGGGCTACTTTGACGACACGCCCTCGGGCGGCGGCTTCCGGCCCGGTCTCAGGGCGCCGAGATGGACGCCCAGCAGGACGAGCGGAGCGCCCAGCAGCAGACCGGCCGTCAGCTCCTCGTCGTCGAGCCACGCCGACAGCAGGATCGTGATCACCGGGATGACGACGAAGACGTAGGACGCCCGCGACGCGCCCCACCGGCGCACCACCACCAGGTAGAGGACGAAGGTCAGCACCGAGCCCACCAGGACCATGTACGCGAGCGCCCACCAGGTCGCCGCCAGCCGCGGCAGCCGCCAGGTGTCGCCCGCGGCGAACGAGCCCGCGAACAGCAGCGCCGCACCGGCCGTCATGCCCACCGCGTTCATCGTCACCGGGTGGACCGGCGGCAGGCGGTGCACGAGGACGGCCGCCTCGGCGAGGGAGACGACGGCGCCCAGCACCGCCAGCAGCGACAGCAGGGGCACATCCGCCTGCAGCGGTGCCCGCGAGGCCAGGGCGACCCCGGCGGCCGCGACGAGCGTGCCCGCCAGCGCGGACATCCGGAAGCGTTCCTGGCGTTGTGCCACCACCAGCAGCAGCGCCGCCAGCGGGACCAGCGCCAGCACGGTCTGACCCAGCCCGGCGTGGACGCGGACCAGGGCGTAGTAGGCCAGCGCGAAGGTCACCCCGAAGTTGAGCACCCCGTACAGCGCCGCCCCGGCCAGCGCCCGCCCGCGGGGCAGCCGCAGCCGCATCAGCGCCATGACGGCCAGCAGCACCAGCGCCGCGGCGCCGAACCGCACCGCGGCTCCCCACAGCGGATCCAGCTCGCGGTTGCTGAACCTGACCCCGACCGCGTTGCCGCCGCCCGACAGGCAGCAGCAGACGAAGGCGGTCAGCCCGGACCGCTCCCCGGTACCGCTCCCGCCCGACCGCTCCCCGGTACCGCCCGACCGCTCCACGGGATCACCCCGGCTATTCCTTGAGTACGGTCGCCTGCCCCGCGACGACGAGGAGCACGTGCTCGCACTCGCCCGCGACCCTCGCGTTCAGCCGTCCCAGCTCGTCGCGGAAGCGGCGGCCCGAGGCGGTCGCCGGGACGACGCCCGAGCCGACCTCGTTGCTGACCAGCACCACCGGACGGCGGGTCGCGCGCACGGCCGCCACCAGTTCGGCGGTCCGCTCGCCGAGCTGCTGCTGTCCGCCCTTGGCCCAGACGGAGTCGTCCCAGGCCCCGGCCCGGTCCATGGCGTCCGTCAGCCACAGCGCCAGGCAGTCGATCAGCAGCGGCGGCCCGTCGGCGGCCAGCAGCGGGACCAGGTCACAGGTCTCCAGCGTCCGCCAGCTGCCCGGCCGGCGCTCCCGGTGCAGGCCGACCCGCTGGGCCCATTCCGCGTCCCCGTCACGGGTGCCGCCGGTGGCCACGTAGACCACCTCGGGGAAGGACTCCAGCCGCCGTTCCGCCTCCACGGACTTGCCCGAACGGGCCCCGCCGAGCACCAGGATGCGGCGCGGCAGGTCCGGCACCGCGTGGTACTCCCCGACGATCAGCGTGGTCCCGTCCGGCACGGCCCGGGCCCCGGCGGCCGCGCACCGCCGGGCCAGCTCCCTGCCCGGCGGGACGTCGTGGTCCAGGTGGACGGCGATCACGTCGGTCGCCGGGCCGACGGCGCCGCTCGCCCGCAGCCGCGCCAGCGCCTCGGGGCGGCCCAGGACGTCGGCCAGCACCATGTCGTACGGGCGGTGCCCGGCCCGGCGGTCGGCGCCGGCCGGGGCCCCGCCGGGCGGCAGGTACAGCAGCCGGCCGCCGTCCGGGCCGGTCACCTCGTACCCGGTGCCCGGCGCGTCCATCGGCACCGCCCGCACCCGGTGCCCGGAGATCACCGCGAGTTCGCGCCCGTCCGGCACCCGCCCGGCGGCCGGCAGTCCCGGCGGCAGCTCCATCGCGGGTCCGTCGTGCGGGTGAGTCAGCAGGACCTGCCGCACACCGGTGAGCGAATGCCCGGCCCGGGCCCCGGCCAGCACCGCACCGGGGGTCAGGTCGAGCAGCAGCGCCCCGTCGACCAGGAGGGCCGTGGCGGCGCGCGACCGGTGGCCGACGGAGACCGCGCAGGCCGCACAGGGGCAGCCGGGGCGGGGCAGGCCCTCGGGTGTGCCGGTGCCGAGCAGAGTGAGTTCCACAGGATGATCCTCCCGCGTCGCCGAGACTGCTGCGCGCCCGGTTACTCTGCGGGCAGACTCAAGGCGAGAAGCGTGCGAGCAGCGGACGAGCAACGGAGGCGGACATGGCGTGGACGTGGCGGTTCGAGACGGCCGACGGCACCGAGACGAGCCCGTCGGTGGTACCCGAGGAGTTCACCACGCAGGGGGACGCGGAGTCCTGGATCGGTGAGTACTGGAAGGACCTGCTGGAAGGCGGCACCGAGCAGGTGAAACTGTCCGACGACAGCGGCACCGAGCTGTACACGATGAGCCTGCGCGAGGCTCTGGGCGCCTGACGGCGGCCGAGGGGCTGGGTTGCCCGCAGGGCAATTCCAGCCCCGCCGGCGTTTGAGGCGCGGGGGTGTGGGGGCGGAGCCCCCGCAGAGCCCCGTGCAGCGGGGCGAAGCGTCAGCCCCGGACCCCGCACAGGTGCAGCAGTGCGGCGACCCCCCGGTAGGGGTCGGTCCGCCCCGCGCGGTCCTCGGCGGCCAGCAGCCGCTCCAGCTCGTCGTCGGGCGGCAGGACCTCGCCGGCCTCGGTGCCGTCCGTGAAGACGCGTACGCCGTACCAGGACTGCAGCGGCGCACCGATCCCGGACAGCGTTGCCGTCAGCCCGGTCAGCCGGTCGGCGCGTACGTCCAGCCCCAGCCGGTTCGTGTAGTCGATGCTGTCGAAGGCCGACAGCGCGGCCTTCCAGTCGCCGTCCAGCCCGGGCCGCATGGCGAGCGCGTCGCCGTTGCGCACGAGCAGGGACAGCAGCCCGCCCGGGGCCAGCATCCGGGCCAGCCCGGCGAGCATGGCGTCCGGCTCGGCCACGTACATCAGCACCCCGTGGCACAGCACCACGTCGAAGCTGCCCGGCAGGAAGTGGGCTCCGGTCTCGCGGCCGTCGCCCTCCATGAGGCGGACCCGGTCGCGGATCCCGGCGGGCTCCGCGGCCAGCACGTCACGGGCGACGGCGAGCATGCCGGGGTCCTGTTCCAGGCCCGTCACCTTGTGTCCGGCGCGGGCCAGCCTCAGTGCCTGGGTGCCCTGGCCCATGCCGACGTCGAGGACGCGCAGCCGCTGCCCGACCGGGAAGCGCTGCGCGATCTGCTCGTCGACCTGCCGGCCCACGAGTTCCTGCCGGACGGCGTTGCGCAGTCCGCCCAGGCCTTCGAGCCAGAGTCGGGCTCCTTCGGCGAAGCCCTCCCCCGACGTGCCGGGCGTTGCTCGGCTCAGGGCCGTTCCCCGCGCTTGACCTGCGGCTTCGGCAGGCGCAGGCGGCGCATCTGGAGGGTGCGCATGAGACCGTACGCGACGGCGCCGCGGCGGGGCTCGTCCGGGAAGCGCTCGGTCAGTGCCTTGCGCAGGCGGAACACCAGGCCGACGGAGTCGAGGATGATCAGGGCGATCACACCGAGCCACAGCAGCAGCGCGATGTTCTGGATCGCCGGCTGGCGGATCATGCTGAGCACCAGGATGACCACGGCCAGGGGCAGGAACATCTCGGCGACCGAGAAGCGGGAGTCCACGAAGTCGCGGACGTACCTGCGGACGGGGCCCTTGTCACGGGTGGGCAGGTAACGCTCGTCGCCACTGGCCAGCGCCTCGCGCTGCTTGGCCATCTCTGTACGGCGACGTTCACGGGCTCGCTTGGCGTCCTCCTTGCGGTTGCCGGTCGAGGCCACCACGGCCTTGCGCTGCGACTGGGCCACAGCACGCTTCGGCGTAGGGCGGCCCTTCGGGGCCTGCGGGTCACGGGGCTGCGAGAGGTCGGCGCTCACCTTGTCGGTGGCGGCGGCCTTCTCTTCCTTGGAGGAGCGGCTACCAAACACAAAACCCAAGCCTACGTGGTTGCGGGCACGGGCCCCACCCCGGTGGGGAACGATCCGGCAACGGCGGGCGTCTTCCCATTGCACGGTGCGTGCGGTGGGCCCGGCCTCCTGGGATGCCCTACTCCTTACGCCTGATACGGCGAAGGGGGAGTCGTCCTGGAGGAGGAGCGCATCCGTACTCGAACAGTGCGGTAATGGAGTGAGGGCCCGTACTGTGGGTCCTGTCGGTGACCTGGAACACAGTCCGTCTAGAAGGGGGCGCGCGAAGCCCATGAGCGGTGTCATGAAGCGTATGGGGATGATCTTCCGCGCGAAGGCGAACAAGGCCCTTGACCGGGCCGAGGACCCGCGCGAGACCCTCGACTACTCGTACCAGAAGCAGCTCGAACTGCTGCAGAAGGTGCGCCGCGGAGTCGCCGACGTGGCGACCTCGCGCAAGCGACTGGAGCTGCAGCTCAACCAGCTGCAGGGACAGTCCGCCAAGCTGGAGGACCAGGGCCGCAAGGCCCTCGCCCTGGGCCGCGAGGACCTGGCCCGCGAGGCCCTGTCCCGCCGCGCCTCGCTCCAGCAGCAGGTCAGCGACCTGGAGGTGCAGCACCAGACCCTGCAGGGCGAGGAGGAGAAGCTGACCCTCGCCGCCCAGCGGCTGCAGGCCAAGGTGGACGCCTTCCGCACGAAGAAGGAGACCATCAAGGCCACCTACACCGCGGCCCAGGCGCAGACCCGGATCGCGGAGTCCTTCTCCGGCATCTCCGAGGAGATGAGCGACGTCGGCCTGGCCATCCAGCGGGCCGAGGACAAGACAGCCCAGCTGCAGGCCCGCGCCGGTGCGATCGACGAGCTGCTGGCCTCCGGCGCGCTCGACGACCAGAGCGGCCTCGGTTCCAAGGACGACATCCAGGCCGAGCTGGACCGCCTGTCGGGCGGTACGGACGTGGAACTGGAGCTGCAGCGCATGAAGGCCGAGCTGGCGGGCGGCCCGTCCGCGCAGCAGCAGGCCATCGAGGGCGGTGCCCAGGGCAACGCCCAGCAGCCGCAGACCCAGCACCGGTTCGACAAGCAGTAGGACGGGGCCCGTCATGATTGTCCGCATCATGGGGGAAGGTCAGGTGGAGCTGGCGGACAGTCACTTCGCCGAGCTCAACAAGCTGGACGACGAACTGCTCGCGGAGATGGAGCGCGGTGACTCGCAGGGCTTCCGGCGCACGCTGGGCGCGCTGCTCGAAGCCGTACGGCGGCTCGGCGCGCCGCTGCCGGACGACGCGCTGGAGCCGTCCGAGCTGATCCTGCCCGGACCCGACGCGAGCCTCGACGAGGTCAAGGCGCTGCTCAGGGACGACGGCCTGATCCCGGGCTGAGACCGGACCCGGACCACCGACACCGGACGAGCCCTCCCCCTTCCCGGGGGGAGGGCTCGCCGTCGTTCCCGGTGCCGTGTCCGGTGTCCGGCGTCCGTTGCCGGGGTGCGGTGCCGGTGCCGGTGTCCGGTCTCAGGGCCCGGGCGGCTTCTCCAGGGAGGCGGGCCGCTCCGGGTCGGGGGTCCCTCCGATGAAGTTCTCGAACCTGCGGCGCGGCCCCGCCCAGCGCCGGTCGTGGTGGAACGCGCGCAGCCCGGCCTTGGCGCGGGCGCGCGGACGGTTCGCGTAGAACCTCTTCGCGTACGGGGACCCGGGCCGGGCCAGCCGGATCGCGCCGATCAGCGCCACGAACGGGATGATCACGCCGAAGATGGCGGTGCGCGCCTTGCCCTTCCACAGGGCGAGCAGGGCGAGGCAGAAGTTGCCGGCCGCGTTCATGACGACCAGCCCGCGGCTCTGGCGCTCCTCCGGGGTCAGGTCGTTCACCCCGAAGGGCACGAACCCGCCCAGGACCAGCGCCACCACCGCGGCCGTCACGACCACGATCTCCACGCTCTTGCGGCCCTGCTCGCTCCAGTAGACGTCGTCGAGGTGCAGGATCAGCGCGAACTCGTCCAGGACCAGGCCCGCGCCCAGCCCGAAGATGACGGCCGAGAGCCCCGCGCCGAAGCTGTGTCCGGCGCTGCCGATCGCACCGAACCCGCCGATGATCACCAGGATCACGCCCGGCACCACGTGGTGGATGTGCAGACCCCCCGGGGTGACGTTCTTGAAGGGCCCCCGGCCGGCCCGGATCGTCCGGGTGATCACACGGGTGACCAGGAACGACATCACGAAGGAGACCAGGGCGAGCAGCATGGGCAGCTTCCCGGGCTCGATGATGTTCCGATACCACCAGTGACCCATCCCACTGACTCCCTATTTGTAACGTAATGGGTAATTTACCGCTCACTCCGAGCGGGTAGCGTTCCCGCCGATGACAGATTCGTTCGACGGTCCGCCCCTGACGCCGCCCCCGGAACGCGCCTCGTTCCTCGACGGCGTCCGCTTCGCCTTCGGCACGCTCACCGTGCTGCCCGCACGCATCACCCGCTGGGACCGCCCCGCCGCCCGCACCGGCATGGCCTGCGCCCCGCTCGCCGGGCTGGTCGTGGGCCTGCTCGCGGCCGTCCCCGGGGTGCTCCTGCTGCTGCTCGGCGGGGGCCCGCTGCTCGCCGCGGCCGTCACCGTCGCCGTACCGGCCGCGCTGACCCGCGGGCTCCACCTCGACGGACTCGCCGACACCGCCGACGGCCTCGGCAGCGCCCAACCGGCCGACGCGGCGCTGCGCATCATGAAGCAGTCCGACATCGGCCCCTTCGGCGTCGTGGCCCTGGTGATCGTGATGCTGGTGCAGGTGGCCGCCCTCTCGCAGGCGTACGCCGACAGCTGGGTCCGCGGCGCCCTCGCCGCCGTGGTCGCCGCCGTGACCGCCCGTCTCGCCATGACCCTGGCCTCCCGCGAGGGCGTCCCGCCGGCCCGCCCGGGAGGGCTCGGCGCCGCCGTCGCCGGGGTGGTCCCGCGGCCCGCGGCCGCCGCGATCGCCGTCCTCACCGTCGCCGCGGCCGCGGCCACCGCCCTCCCGCTGGGCCTGCCGGCCGCCGCCCGCAACGCGGTGGCGGTCCTGGCCGGCCTGCTCGCCGCCGAACTGCTGCTCCGCCGCTGCGTACGCCGCTTCGGCGGGGTCACCGGCGACGTCTTCGGCGCCCTGGCCGAGGTCTCGGCGACCACCGCCCTGATCGTCCTCGCCCTGGGCTAGTGCTGTGAGGCCGTCCGGCGGGTCCGCGTACCCTCACCCCGTGGACGACACGACGACGGACCAGCCCGACCAGCCCGACCAGCCCTCCGCCCCGCCCATCCGGGTGCTGCTCGCCGACGACCAGGCGCTGCTGCGCAGCG of the Streptomyces sp. NBC_01294 genome contains:
- a CDS encoding phosphatidylglycerol lysyltransferase domain-containing protein: MGEVRLTSAQTDRTAVPATGPSSGRKETGGDPAGRAAGGGRETGRGSTRSRRGAAFAVWYLRAVTFINFLSAVWVSLGQDLRRHNIEDFYTPYMLTAGFASGLFTLLLAVTLGRRKRASWILNLVLSGLLALLLAYALFAYEEIREHPQNWVSLALTAAFTGALLLGRREFYAKGDRSNPALATAVAAVGLLVTSLVAALLVGAANTAPLSAESSFLARWKYGVMRLITLAPDDRAYAAITTPGWVDVVINVMSMLLLLAVLFAAFRSRRAVDPISEEDEERLRALLARQGDRDSLGYFALRREKSVIWSPTGKAAVTYRVVGGVSLASGDPIGDPEAWPGAIDPWLAEAREHGWVPAVMGASEEAGQIYARHGLDALELGDEAIVETAEFTLEGRAMRTVRQAFNRVKRAGYTVRIRRHADIPADEMAELVRRADDWRDGATERGFSMALGRLGDPADGQCVMLECTDGNGDLRALLSFVPWGPKGLSLDLMRRDRDSENGLMEFMVIELLERSKEIGVTQVSLNFAMFRSVFERGSRLGAGPVLRMWRSLLSFFSRWWQIESLYRANAKYRPIWEPRFMLFEKSSDLLRIGVAAGRAEGFLEAPGLPKWLHRRHLETRR
- a CDS encoding PspA/IM30 family protein, with amino-acid sequence MSGVMKRMGMIFRAKANKALDRAEDPRETLDYSYQKQLELLQKVRRGVADVATSRKRLELQLNQLQGQSAKLEDQGRKALALGREDLAREALSRRASLQQQVSDLEVQHQTLQGEEEKLTLAAQRLQAKVDAFRTKKETIKATYTAAQAQTRIAESFSGISEEMSDVGLAIQRAEDKTAQLQARAGAIDELLASGALDDQSGLGSKDDIQAELDRLSGGTDVELELQRMKAELAGGPSAQQQAIEGGAQGNAQQPQTQHRFDKQ
- a CDS encoding DUF3043 domain-containing protein, whose product is MGFVFGSRSSKEEKAAATDKVSADLSQPRDPQAPKGRPTPKRAVAQSQRKAVVASTGNRKEDAKRARERRRTEMAKQREALASGDERYLPTRDKGPVRRYVRDFVDSRFSVAEMFLPLAVVILVLSMIRQPAIQNIALLLWLGVIALIILDSVGLVFRLRKALTERFPDEPRRGAVAYGLMRTLQMRRLRLPKPQVKRGERP
- a CDS encoding class I SAM-dependent methyltransferase; amino-acid sequence: MGGLRNAVRQELVGRQVDEQIAQRFPVGQRLRVLDVGMGQGTQALRLARAGHKVTGLEQDPGMLAVARDVLAAEPAGIRDRVRLMEGDGRETGAHFLPGSFDVVLCHGVLMYVAEPDAMLAGLARMLAPGGLLSLLVRNGDALAMRPGLDGDWKAALSAFDSIDYTNRLGLDVRADRLTGLTATLSGIGAPLQSWYGVRVFTDGTEAGEVLPPDDELERLLAAEDRAGRTDPYRGVAALLHLCGVRG
- the cobS gene encoding adenosylcobinamide-GDP ribazoletransferase, translating into MTDSFDGPPLTPPPERASFLDGVRFAFGTLTVLPARITRWDRPAARTGMACAPLAGLVVGLLAAVPGVLLLLLGGGPLLAAAVTVAVPAALTRGLHLDGLADTADGLGSAQPADAALRIMKQSDIGPFGVVALVIVMLVQVAALSQAYADSWVRGALAAVVAAVTARLAMTLASREGVPPARPGGLGAAVAGVVPRPAAAAIAVLTVAAAAATALPLGLPAAARNAVAVLAGLLAAELLLRRCVRRFGGVTGDVFGALAEVSATTALIVLALG
- a CDS encoding bifunctional adenosylcobinamide kinase/adenosylcobinamide-phosphate guanylyltransferase; this encodes MELTLLGTGTPEGLPRPGCPCAACAVSVGHRSRAATALLVDGALLLDLTPGAVLAGARAGHSLTGVRQVLLTHPHDGPAMELPPGLPAAGRVPDGRELAVISGHRVRAVPMDAPGTGYEVTGPDGGRLLYLPPGGAPAGADRRAGHRPYDMVLADVLGRPEALARLRASGAVGPATDVIAVHLDHDVPPGRELARRCAAAGARAVPDGTTLIVGEYHAVPDLPRRILVLGGARSGKSVEAERRLESFPEVVYVATGGTRDGDAEWAQRVGLHRERRPGSWRTLETCDLVPLLAADGPPLLIDCLALWLTDAMDRAGAWDDSVWAKGGQQQLGERTAELVAAVRATRRPVVLVSNEVGSGVVPATASGRRFRDELGRLNARVAGECEHVLLVVAGQATVLKE
- the pspAA gene encoding PspA-associated protein PspAA, yielding MIVRIMGEGQVELADSHFAELNKLDDELLAEMERGDSQGFRRTLGALLEAVRRLGAPLPDDALEPSELILPGPDASLDEVKALLRDDGLIPG
- a CDS encoding DMT family transporter, with translation MERSGGTGERSGGSGTGERSGLTAFVCCCLSGGGNAVGVRFSNRELDPLWGAAVRFGAAALVLLAVMALMRLRLPRGRALAGAALYGVLNFGVTFALAYYALVRVHAGLGQTVLALVPLAALLLVVAQRQERFRMSALAGTLVAAAGVALASRAPLQADVPLLSLLAVLGAVVSLAEAAVLVHRLPPVHPVTMNAVGMTAGAALLFAGSFAAGDTWRLPRLAATWWALAYMVLVGSVLTFVLYLVVVRRWGASRASYVFVVIPVITILLSAWLDDEELTAGLLLGAPLVLLGVHLGALRPGRKPPPEGVSSK
- the cobT gene encoding nicotinate-nucleotide--dimethylbenzimidazole phosphoribosyltransferase, producing MSTLNLDDFSDLIERPDGGVRRDAEERRERLAVPPGALGRLDELAEWLAAAQGRVPVKPIEHPRVVLFAADHGIASRGVSARAASTGHELVRAVLDGASPVAVLAGRLGATIRIVDAGLDCDPGLLPEDVTGHRVRRGSGRIDVEDALTAEEAEAALRLGMRIADEEADSGTDLVVLGDLSVGGTTVAATLVAALCGTDASVVTGRGGLPIDDLAWMRKCAAIRDALRRARPVLGDQVALLAAVGGADVAAITGFLLQCAVRRTPVILDGVVSAACGLVAQRAAFRAPDWWLAGQASGEPGQAKALDRMALNPVLDHGVTVGEGTGALLALPLVQAAAALAAELPERAVAEPAE